A region of Eschrichtius robustus isolate mEscRob2 chromosome 19, mEscRob2.pri, whole genome shotgun sequence DNA encodes the following proteins:
- the TMEM145 gene encoding transmembrane protein 145 isoform X1, protein MEPPRAPALRRLLLPPLLLLLLPLHPRARAKYVRGNLSSKEDWVFLTRFCFLSDYGRLDFRFRYPEAKCCQNILLYFDDPSQWPAVYKIGDKDCLAKESVIRPENNQVINLTTQYAWSGCQVVSEEGMRYLSCSSGRSFRSVRERWWYIALSKCGGDGLQLEYEMVLTNGKSFWTRHFSADEFGILETDVTFLLVFILIFFLSCYFGYLLKGRQLLHTTYKMFMAAAGVEVLSLLFFCIYWGQYATDGIGNESLKILAKLLFSSSFLIFLLMLILLGKGFTVTRGRISHSGSVKLSVYMTLYTLTHVALLIYEAEFFDPGQVLYTYESPAGYGLIGLQVAAYVWFCYAVLISLRHFPEKQPFYVPFFAAYTLWFFAVPVMALIANFGIPKWAREKIVNGIQLGIHLYAHGVFLIMTRPSAANKNFPYHVRTSQIASAGAPGPGGSQSADKAFPQHVYGNVTFISDSVPNFTELFSIPPPTSCVSPAAPAPEELLAPPLEYLTPLPAPPPPSTSRRLSPPPAFRTPSAPTPRRDRPPVPAPTLPDWVLALLRTPPQTPRAVPPPPPPAFRGSPPPPRPPPEFARRTPTPPLEYLAPLSRLP, encoded by the exons ATGGAGCCCCCGCGCGCGCCCGCTCTGCgccgcctgctgctgccgccgctgctACTCCTGCTGCTGCCACTGCACCCCCGCGCCCGCGCCAAGTATGTGAGGGGCAACCTCAGTTCCAAGGAG GACTGGGTGTTCCTGACGAGATTTTGCTTCCTCTCGGATTACGGCCGACTGGACTTCCGTTTCCGATACCCTGAG GCCAAGTGCTGTCAGAACATCCTCCTCTATTTCGACGACCCATCCCAGTGGCCAGCCGTGTACAAGATAGGGGACAAG GACTGCCTGGCCAAGGAGTCGGTGATCAGGCCAGAGAACAACCAGGTCATCAACCTCACCACCCAGTATGCCTGGTCAGGCTGTCAG GTGGTGTCAGAGGAGGGAATGCGCTACCTGAGCTGCTCTAGCGGCCGCAGCTTCCGCTCAGTGCGTGAAAGGTGGTGGTACATTGCACTCAGCAAGTGTGGG GGAGATGGGCTGCAGCTGGAGTATGAGATGGTCCTCACCAATGGCAAGTCCTTCTGGACACGGCATTTCTCTGCTGATGAGTTTG GGATCCTGGAGACGGATGTGACTTTTCTTCTCGTCTTCATCctcatcttcttcctctcctgtTACTTTGGAT ATTTGCTGAAGGGTCGTCAGTTGCTCCACACGACTTATAAAATGTTCATGGCTGCAGCAGGAGTGGAGG TCCTGAGCCTCCTGTTCTTCTGCATCTACTGGGGCCAATATGCCACTGATGGCATTGGCAATGAGAGTCTGAAGATCTTGG CCAAGCTGCTCTTCTCCTCCAGCTTCCTCATCTTCCTGCTGATGCTCATCCTTCTGGGGAAGGGATTCACGGTGACACG GGGCCGCATCAGCCACTCGGGCTCGGTGAAGCTGTCTGTCTACATGACCCTGTACACCCTCACCCACGTGGCGCTGCTCATCTATGAGGCCGAG TTCTTTGACCCGGGCCAGGTACTGTACACGTATGAGTCGCCAGCGGGCTACGGGCTCATCGGGCTACAGGTGGCAGCTTACGTGTGGTTCTGCTATGCCGTGCTCATCTCCTTGCGCCACTTCCCAGAGAAGCAGCCCTTTTATGTGCCCTTCTTTGCTGCCTACACCCTCTG GTTCTTTGCAGTTCCGGTCATGGCCCTGATCGCCAACTTTGGGATCCCCAAGTGGGCCCGGGAGAAGATTGTCAATGGCATCCAGCTGGGGATCCATTTGTATGCCCACGGCGTGTTCCTG ATCATGACACGCCCTTCGGCGGCCAACAAGAACTTCCCGTACCACGTGCGCACATCGCAGATCGCCTCGGCCGGAGCCCCAGGCCCCGGAGGAAGCCAATCCGCAGACAAGGCCTTCCCGCAACACGTCTACGGGAACGTGACGTTCATCAGCGACTCGGTGCCCAACTTCACGGAGCTCTTCTCCATCCCCCCGCCCACCTCCTGCGTAAGCCCCGCGGCCCCGGCGCCGGAGGAGCTGCTCGCGCCGCCCCTGGAGTACTTGACCCCGCTCCCGGCCCCTCCACCGCCCTCCACGTCCAGGCGTCTGAGCCCACCCCCTGCCTTTCGCACCCCCAGCGCCCCAACGCCGCGCCGCGACCGTCCCCCGGTGCCCGCGCCCACCTTGCCGGACTGGGTCCTGGCGCTGTTGCGTACGCCCCCTCAGACACCCCGCGCGgtgcccccgccgccgccgccggccttCCGCggttctcccccacctccccggcCGCCGCCGGAGTTCGCCCGGCGCACCCCGACGCCGCCCCTTGAGTACCTGGCCCCACTGTCCAGGCTCCCCTGA
- the PRR19 gene encoding proline-rich protein 19, with product MDPRGPAPKPFQRPEKPGRVRRRKTRRELNEALAGSRRPLAHQDPPVASRDPHVVLRNSVAPAAPKLVVITQGRLSREHRGLFNHEVKSLDVARLLSSGSLESGTPALPTKSSPSPGRAQEPALPSRGKENQVPGASGPGPPSPPQLPGLGQLLGELQCQLILPQAFPRRNLVQEARNAIVGTLQACHGCVPDLTLVLRGCQPHLPGTKPRGPERQRMTPSWINSPEEAPGEGRQRRREGTKELTFAMSHTASTSTVYRVNLAPPKGPWPPPLSPLPSPSGAACGPPTAFDLLKSIWLADTPPPPRPWGIGPPQPLPQPPSPLLSRTSALDWSPSPPAPLPSLSWVVAQSSPEAWCFPPMRLY from the exons ATGGACCCCAGGGGGCCAGCCCCCAAGCCTTTCCAGCGGCCTGAGAAACCTGGTCGTGTCCGCCGTCGGAAGACCAGGCGGGAGCTTAACGAGGCCCTGGCGGGCAGTCGCCGGCCATTGGCCCATCAGGATCCTCCCGTGGCCAGTCGGGATCCACATGTGGTCCTCCGGAATTCTGTGGCGCCTGCTGCCCCCAAGCTCGTGGTCATAACCCAGGGGCGCCTGAGCCGGGAGCACCGGGGTCTCTTCAACCACGAGGTGAAATCTCTGGACGTGGCACGGCTGCTTAGCAGTGGGTCCCTGGAGTCAGGCACCCCTGCACTCCCCACCAAGTCCTCCCCAAGCCCAGGCAGGGCCCAAGAACCAGCCCTACCGTCAAGGGGCAAGGAAAACCAGGTGCCTGGAGCCTCGGGCCCAGGCCCACCTAGTCCCCCCCAGCTCCCTGGCTTGGGGCAGCTGCTGGGGGAGCTGCAATGCCAGCTGATTCTGCCACAGGCCTTCCCCAGGAGGAACCTAGTACAAGAGGCCAGGAATGCCATCGTGGGCACCTTACAGGCCTGCCATGGCTGCGTGCCTGACCTTACTCTGGTGCTCCGGGGCTGCCAGCCACACTTGCCAG GGACCAAGCCTAGGGGCCCTGAGAGACAAAGGATGACACCCTCCTGGATCAACAGCCCTGAGGAggccccaggggaggggaggcagaggaggCGAGAGGGGACAAAGGAGCTCACCTTCGCCATGTCTCACACCGCCAGCACTTCTACTGTGTACCGGGTGAACCTGGCACCACCTAAAGGTCCCTGGCCACCCCCATTGTCCCCATTGCCTTCGCCATCTGGGGCGGCCTGCGGCCCCCCAACAGCCTTTGATCTGCTGAAAAGCATCTGGCTGGCAGAcacacctccccctccccggcCCTGGGGGATTGGCCCACCACAACCCCTGCCTCAGCCACCATCACCCTTGTTGTCCCGAACCTCTGCCCTGGACTGGAGCCCCAGCCCCCCTGCCCCACTGCCCAGCCTCTCCTGGGTGGTGGCCCAGAGCAGCccagaggcctggtgctttccaCCCATGAGACTGTACTGA
- the TMEM145 gene encoding transmembrane protein 145 isoform X2, with product MEPPRAPALRRLLLPPLLLLLLPLHPRARAKYVRGNLSSKEDWVFLTRFCFLSDYGRLDFRFRYPEAKCCQNILLYFDDPSQWPAVYKIGDKDCLAKESVIRPENNQVINLTTQYAWSGCQVVSEEGMRYLSCSSGRSFRSVRERWWYIALSKCGGDGLQLEYEMVLTNGKSFWTRHFSADEFGILETDVTFLLVFILIFFLSCYFGYLLKGRQLLHTTYKMFMAAAGVEVLSLLFFCIYWGQYATDGIGNESLKILAKLLFSSSFLIFLLMLILLGKGFTVTRGRISHSGSVKLSVYMTLYTLTHVALLIYEAEFFDPGQVLYTYESPAGYGLIGLQVAAYVWFCYAVLISLRHFPEKQPFYVPFFAAYTLWFFAVPVMALIANFGIPKWAREKIVNGIQLGIHLYAHGVFLIMTRPSAANKNFPYHVRTSQIASAGAPGPGGSQSADKAFPQHVYGNVTFISDSVPNFTELFSIPPPTSCAGKQVEETAVAAAVAPRGRVVTMAEPGAASPSPSSRFPKAADPSWDGRTPPYQPLVPQTAAPHTGFTEYFSMHTAGGTAPPV from the exons ATGGAGCCCCCGCGCGCGCCCGCTCTGCgccgcctgctgctgccgccgctgctACTCCTGCTGCTGCCACTGCACCCCCGCGCCCGCGCCAAGTATGTGAGGGGCAACCTCAGTTCCAAGGAG GACTGGGTGTTCCTGACGAGATTTTGCTTCCTCTCGGATTACGGCCGACTGGACTTCCGTTTCCGATACCCTGAG GCCAAGTGCTGTCAGAACATCCTCCTCTATTTCGACGACCCATCCCAGTGGCCAGCCGTGTACAAGATAGGGGACAAG GACTGCCTGGCCAAGGAGTCGGTGATCAGGCCAGAGAACAACCAGGTCATCAACCTCACCACCCAGTATGCCTGGTCAGGCTGTCAG GTGGTGTCAGAGGAGGGAATGCGCTACCTGAGCTGCTCTAGCGGCCGCAGCTTCCGCTCAGTGCGTGAAAGGTGGTGGTACATTGCACTCAGCAAGTGTGGG GGAGATGGGCTGCAGCTGGAGTATGAGATGGTCCTCACCAATGGCAAGTCCTTCTGGACACGGCATTTCTCTGCTGATGAGTTTG GGATCCTGGAGACGGATGTGACTTTTCTTCTCGTCTTCATCctcatcttcttcctctcctgtTACTTTGGAT ATTTGCTGAAGGGTCGTCAGTTGCTCCACACGACTTATAAAATGTTCATGGCTGCAGCAGGAGTGGAGG TCCTGAGCCTCCTGTTCTTCTGCATCTACTGGGGCCAATATGCCACTGATGGCATTGGCAATGAGAGTCTGAAGATCTTGG CCAAGCTGCTCTTCTCCTCCAGCTTCCTCATCTTCCTGCTGATGCTCATCCTTCTGGGGAAGGGATTCACGGTGACACG GGGCCGCATCAGCCACTCGGGCTCGGTGAAGCTGTCTGTCTACATGACCCTGTACACCCTCACCCACGTGGCGCTGCTCATCTATGAGGCCGAG TTCTTTGACCCGGGCCAGGTACTGTACACGTATGAGTCGCCAGCGGGCTACGGGCTCATCGGGCTACAGGTGGCAGCTTACGTGTGGTTCTGCTATGCCGTGCTCATCTCCTTGCGCCACTTCCCAGAGAAGCAGCCCTTTTATGTGCCCTTCTTTGCTGCCTACACCCTCTG GTTCTTTGCAGTTCCGGTCATGGCCCTGATCGCCAACTTTGGGATCCCCAAGTGGGCCCGGGAGAAGATTGTCAATGGCATCCAGCTGGGGATCCATTTGTATGCCCACGGCGTGTTCCTG ATCATGACACGCCCTTCGGCGGCCAACAAGAACTTCCCGTACCACGTGCGCACATCGCAGATCGCCTCGGCCGGAGCCCCAGGCCCCGGAGGAAGCCAATCCGCAGACAAGGCCTTCCCGCAACACGTCTACGGGAACGTGACGTTCATCAGCGACTCGGTGCCCAACTTCACGGAGCTCTTCTCCATCCCCCCGCCCACCTCCTGC GCCGGGAAGCAGGTGGAGGAGAcagcggtggcggcggcggtggcCCCGAGGGGCCGCGTGGTGACCATGGCCGAGCCGGGCGCGGCCTCCCCGTCCCCTTCCTCTCGGTTCCCCAAGGCGGCCGACCCGAGCTGGGATGGCCGGACGCCGCCCTACCAGCCGCTCGTGCCCCAGACAGCGGCGCCGCACACCGGCTTCACCGAATACTTCAGCATGCACACGGCCGGGGGAACCGCACCCCCGGTCTGA